A genomic region of Ensifer adhaerens contains the following coding sequences:
- the lysS gene encoding lysine--tRNA ligase, with translation MNDKTETTGLSSDATEVRAQKLKLLREQIGDVYPAHFHRTMTNAELIAKYEGLEPDTETQDVVTVAGRVYSSRNSGMFMDIHDASGKIQIFSHKDVTSEEARGLLPMIDIGDIIGVTGVVRRTKRGELTINAQTITMLTKSLLPMPEKWHGLSDIELRYRKRHLDIMTNEESKLRFQQRSKIVSGIRRFMENDGFMEVETPMLHSVYGGATAEPFKTHHNTLKLDMFLRIAPELYLKRTLVSGLTDKVFEINRNFRNEGVSTRHNPEFTMMECYWAYADYEDIMDLVERLFGELAMAIHGSTEFAYGDKEISFKGPFRRVPMPDAVKEATGIDFLAMKTDEEARAAAKAAGFEVEKDWTWGECLAFIFEEKVEGTLIQPAHVTHFPKDISPFAKEVPGEPRLVERFETYCNAWELGNAFSELNDPEEQRARMVEQLEQAHARGEKAKQLDDEFLDAIDQGMPPAGGLGIGVDRLIMLLTNAPSIRDVILFPARRQKAD, from the coding sequence ATGAACGACAAGACCGAGACCACTGGCCTCTCCTCCGACGCAACGGAAGTGCGCGCACAGAAGCTGAAGCTGCTGCGCGAGCAGATCGGCGACGTCTATCCGGCGCATTTCCACCGGACGATGACCAATGCCGAACTCATCGCCAAGTACGAGGGCCTGGAACCGGACACCGAGACGCAGGACGTCGTGACCGTCGCCGGCCGCGTCTATTCCTCGCGCAACTCCGGCATGTTCATGGACATCCATGACGCCTCCGGCAAGATCCAGATCTTCAGCCACAAGGACGTGACCAGCGAAGAAGCCCGCGGCCTGCTGCCGATGATCGACATTGGCGACATCATCGGCGTCACCGGCGTCGTGCGCCGCACCAAGCGCGGCGAGCTGACGATCAACGCGCAGACGATCACCATGCTGACGAAGTCGCTGCTGCCGATGCCCGAGAAGTGGCATGGCCTGTCCGACATCGAACTGCGTTACCGCAAGCGCCACCTCGACATCATGACCAACGAGGAATCGAAGCTGCGCTTCCAGCAGCGCAGCAAGATCGTCTCCGGCATCCGCCGCTTCATGGAAAACGACGGCTTCATGGAAGTCGAGACGCCGATGCTGCATTCGGTCTATGGCGGCGCCACCGCCGAGCCGTTCAAGACGCATCACAACACGCTGAAGCTCGACATGTTCCTGCGCATCGCGCCGGAACTGTATCTGAAGCGCACGCTGGTCTCGGGCCTCACCGACAAGGTCTTCGAGATCAACCGCAACTTCCGCAACGAAGGCGTCTCCACCCGGCACAATCCGGAATTCACCATGATGGAGTGCTACTGGGCCTATGCCGACTACGAGGACATCATGGACCTCGTCGAGCGGCTGTTCGGTGAGCTGGCCATGGCGATCCACGGCTCGACCGAGTTCGCCTATGGCGACAAGGAAATCTCCTTCAAGGGTCCGTTCCGCCGCGTGCCGATGCCTGACGCCGTCAAGGAAGCGACCGGTATCGACTTCCTGGCGATGAAGACCGACGAAGAGGCCCGCGCTGCCGCCAAGGCTGCCGGCTTCGAGGTCGAGAAGGACTGGACCTGGGGTGAATGCCTCGCCTTCATCTTCGAAGAGAAGGTCGAAGGCACGCTGATCCAGCCGGCGCACGTCACGCATTTCCCGAAGGACATCTCGCCCTTTGCCAAGGAAGTGCCGGGCGAGCCACGCCTCGTCGAACGTTTCGAGACCTATTGCAACGCCTGGGAACTCGGCAACGCCTTCTCCGAACTCAACGATCCGGAAGAACAGCGCGCCCGCATGGTCGAGCAGCTGGAGCAGGCCCACGCCCGCGGCGAAAAGGCCAAGCAGCTCGACGACGAGTTCCTGGATGCCATCGACCAGGGCATGCCGCCAGCCGGTGGCCTCGGCATCGGCGTCGACCGCCTGATCATGCTGCTCACCAACGCGCCGTCGATCCGCGACGTCATCCTGTTCCCGGCACGCCGGCAGAAGGCTGACTGA
- a CDS encoding nucleoside hydrolase, protein MHKVIFDTDPGIDDAMALLFLHRHPAIDLIGITTVFGNASVETTTRNALFLKREWGIDAPVAKGLDKTFNPDRPHVGWPTFIHGDDGLGNIDVPETVDLPVDPRPAHRFIIDTVRAHPGEVTLIAVGRMTNLALALREDPDFAALVREVVIMGGAFDVNGNITPAAEANIHGDPEAADVVMTGPWPVTVVGLDVTTKTVMTKAMIADIAERGGEAGKLLADISKFYVTFYEQHVPDGMVVHDSCACAYVVAPDLFTVRSGSIRVVCGGIADGQTIQSPDNRLFPPSPWDDLPSQKACVDIDAARTLKLISDTLVLNG, encoded by the coding sequence ATGCACAAAGTCATATTTGATACGGACCCGGGCATAGACGATGCGATGGCGCTGCTGTTCCTGCATCGTCACCCGGCTATCGACCTGATCGGCATCACCACCGTCTTCGGCAATGCCTCGGTCGAAACCACCACCCGCAATGCGCTATTCCTGAAGCGTGAGTGGGGTATCGATGCGCCCGTCGCCAAGGGGCTCGACAAGACCTTCAATCCCGACCGCCCGCATGTCGGTTGGCCGACCTTCATCCACGGTGATGACGGCCTCGGCAACATCGACGTCCCAGAGACGGTCGATCTGCCGGTCGACCCGCGCCCCGCACACCGCTTCATCATCGACACCGTCCGCGCCCATCCCGGCGAAGTGACGCTCATCGCGGTTGGCCGCATGACCAACCTGGCGCTGGCACTGCGCGAGGATCCGGATTTTGCCGCACTGGTGCGCGAAGTCGTCATCATGGGTGGCGCTTTCGACGTCAACGGCAACATCACGCCGGCAGCGGAAGCCAATATCCACGGCGACCCGGAAGCCGCCGACGTGGTGATGACGGGCCCGTGGCCGGTCACCGTCGTCGGCCTCGACGTCACCACCAAGACCGTGATGACCAAGGCGATGATCGCCGACATCGCCGAGCGCGGCGGCGAAGCCGGCAAGCTGCTCGCCGATATCTCGAAGTTCTACGTGACCTTTTACGAGCAGCATGTGCCCGACGGCATGGTCGTGCATGACAGCTGCGCCTGCGCCTATGTCGTTGCACCCGACCTCTTCACCGTCAGGAGCGGATCGATCCGCGTCGTCTGCGGCGGCATCGCCGACGGCCAGACGATCCAAAGTCCCGACAACAGGCTCTTCCCGCCGAGCCCATGGGACGATCTGCCGAGCCAGAAGGCCTGCGTCGACATCGATGCCGCGCGCACGCTGAAGCTCATCAGCGACACGCTGGTCCTGAACGGCTGA
- a CDS encoding cisplatin damage response ATP-dependent DNA ligase, with amino-acid sequence MRAFAELLDRLVLSPQRNAKIRLLADYFRTTPDPSRGYALAAIAGTLSLNTVKPAMIRDLLLERMDAVLFQYSYDYVGDLAETVSLVWEPPVGTVQSDIPLGAAIERLQMTGRADVRSVVRDMLDHLDTSARFAFLKLVTGGLRIGVSAKLAKQALADMGGKDVAEIETLWHGLSPPYLPLFRWLSGEAEKPELSTPAVFHSVMLANPVGDGDLDALDPRDFAAEWKWDGIRVQLANIGGVRRLYSRSGDEISGAFPDVLEAADFTGVIDGELLVGGTARTNRATRTFADLQQRLNRKTVSHKLIDAYPAFIRAYDILFSGEEDVRPQGFVARRAMLADLVEQASPQHFDLSPLVPFSSWEELDRLRADPPDPVIEGIMLKRLDSPYTPGRIKGPWFKWKRAPFNIDAVLMYAQRGHGKRSSYYSDYTFGVWTVIDGKETLVPVGKAYFGFTDAELEILDRFVRDNTTERFGPVRAVRAEPDFGFVVEVAFEGINRSTRHKSGVAMRFPRIARLRQDKLPRDADRLETLQAMIEAREST; translated from the coding sequence ATGCGCGCCTTCGCCGAACTGCTTGATCGTCTCGTTCTGAGCCCGCAACGCAACGCCAAGATCCGGCTGCTCGCCGATTACTTCCGCACGACGCCGGATCCGAGCCGCGGCTACGCGCTAGCGGCCATCGCCGGCACGCTGTCGCTGAACACGGTCAAGCCGGCGATGATCCGCGACCTGCTGCTCGAACGCATGGACGCCGTGCTCTTCCAGTATTCCTACGACTATGTCGGCGACCTCGCCGAGACGGTATCGCTCGTCTGGGAGCCACCCGTCGGCACCGTTCAATCGGACATCCCGCTGGGTGCCGCCATCGAGCGCCTGCAGATGACCGGACGCGCCGACGTGCGCAGCGTGGTGCGCGACATGCTGGACCACTTGGACACGTCGGCGCGTTTCGCCTTCCTCAAACTGGTGACCGGGGGCCTGCGCATCGGCGTTTCGGCGAAGCTTGCCAAGCAGGCGCTTGCCGACATGGGCGGCAAGGATGTGGCCGAGATCGAGACGCTCTGGCACGGCCTGTCGCCACCCTATCTGCCGCTCTTCCGCTGGCTTTCGGGAGAAGCGGAGAAACCCGAACTTTCGACCCCGGCGGTCTTTCATTCGGTCATGCTCGCCAACCCCGTCGGTGACGGCGATCTCGACGCACTCGACCCCAGGGATTTCGCGGCCGAATGGAAGTGGGATGGCATCCGCGTGCAGCTTGCCAATATCGGCGGCGTCCGGCGCCTCTATTCCCGCAGCGGCGACGAGATCTCCGGCGCCTTTCCCGACGTGCTGGAAGCAGCCGACTTTACCGGCGTCATCGACGGCGAACTGCTCGTCGGCGGCACCGCACGCACCAACCGCGCAACCCGAACCTTTGCGGACCTGCAACAGCGCCTGAACCGCAAGACCGTCAGCCACAAGCTCATCGACGCCTACCCCGCCTTCATCCGCGCCTATGACATTCTCTTTTCAGGCGAAGAAGACGTCCGTCCTCAGGGCTTCGTCGCGAGAAGAGCAATGCTCGCCGATCTCGTCGAACAAGCCTCACCGCAGCATTTCGACCTGTCGCCGCTGGTGCCGTTCTCGTCCTGGGAGGAGCTTGATCGGCTGCGCGCCGACCCGCCCGATCCGGTCATCGAAGGCATCATGTTGAAACGGCTCGATTCGCCCTACACGCCCGGCCGTATCAAAGGGCCGTGGTTCAAGTGGAAGCGTGCGCCCTTCAACATCGACGCGGTGCTGATGTACGCGCAGCGCGGCCACGGCAAGCGCTCCAGCTACTATTCCGATTACACCTTCGGCGTCTGGACCGTGATCGACGGGAAGGAAACGCTCGTTCCGGTCGGCAAAGCCTATTTCGGCTTTACCGACGCCGAACTGGAAATCCTCGACCGCTTCGTCCGGGACAACACGACCGAGCGCTTCGGACCGGTCCGGGCCGTGCGGGCCGAGCCCGATTTCGGTTTCGTCGTCGAGGTCGCCTTCGAGGGTATCAACCGCTCGACCCGGCACAAATCGGGCGTTGCCATGCGCTTCCCGCGCATTGCCCGCCTGAGGCAGGACAAGCTGCCGCGCGACGCCGACCGCCTGGAAACGCTGCAGGCCATGATCGAGGCGCGCGAAAGCACGTAG
- a CDS encoding DUF3008 family protein, protein MPAKSKAQQQAAGAALAAKRGEIKKSSLKGASRGMEKSMTEGELKELAETKRKKLPEHKGD, encoded by the coding sequence ATGCCAGCCAAGTCGAAGGCTCAGCAACAGGCGGCCGGTGCGGCTCTTGCCGCAAAACGCGGCGAGATCAAGAAGTCCAGCCTCAAGGGCGCGTCCCGCGGGATGGAGAAATCCATGACCGAAGGCGAACTCAAGGAACTCGCCGAAACCAAGCGCAAGAAGCTACCAGAGCACAAGGGCGACTGA
- a CDS encoding ligase-associated DNA damage response exonuclease, translated as MKPDALLYPAPKGLYCQIGDFYIDPVQPVERALITHGHSDHARAGHGQVLATRETLDIMRIRYGDDFCGTSQAVELGERLTLDGVAVGFHPAGHVLGSAQISVHANGTRIVVSGDYKRRRDPTCAGFEPVACDVFITEATFGLPVFHHPDDLAETRKLLTSLAQFPERTHVVGAYALGKAQRVIALLREEGYHQPIFIHGALQRLCDYYESQGIDLGELRPATLAADEKQDFRGTIVIGPPAAFADRWSRRFSDPIAVFASGWMLIRQRAKQRGVELPLVISDHCDWAELTATIKEIAPGEVWVTHGREEALVRWCELQGIAARPLHLVGYDDEGE; from the coding sequence ATGAAACCGGACGCCCTGCTCTATCCCGCCCCCAAAGGTCTCTATTGCCAGATTGGCGATTTCTACATCGACCCGGTGCAGCCGGTCGAAAGGGCGCTCATTACCCATGGCCATTCCGACCATGCCCGCGCCGGCCACGGCCAGGTGCTCGCCACCCGCGAAACCCTCGACATCATGCGCATTCGCTACGGCGATGATTTCTGCGGCACGAGCCAGGCGGTCGAACTCGGGGAAAGGCTGACGCTTGATGGCGTCGCGGTGGGCTTCCATCCTGCGGGCCACGTGCTCGGCTCGGCGCAGATCTCGGTCCATGCCAACGGCACCCGTATCGTCGTCTCCGGCGACTACAAGCGGCGGCGGGATCCGACCTGCGCCGGCTTCGAACCCGTCGCCTGCGATGTCTTCATCACCGAAGCCACCTTCGGCCTGCCGGTCTTCCACCACCCGGACGATCTGGCCGAGACCCGCAAGCTGCTCACTTCGCTTGCCCAGTTTCCCGAGCGGACCCACGTCGTCGGCGCCTATGCGCTCGGCAAGGCGCAGCGGGTCATCGCGCTCCTGCGCGAAGAGGGCTACCATCAGCCGATCTTCATCCATGGCGCCCTGCAACGGCTCTGCGACTACTACGAGAGCCAGGGTATCGACCTCGGCGAACTGCGCCCAGCAACGCTTGCCGCCGACGAGAAGCAGGATTTCAGGGGCACGATCGTGATCGGCCCGCCCGCTGCCTTCGCCGACCGCTGGTCGCGGCGCTTCTCCGACCCGATTGCCGTCTTCGCCTCGGGCTGGATGCTGATCCGGCAAAGGGCGAAGCAGCGCGGCGTCGAACTGCCACTCGTCATCTCCGACCATTGCGATTGGGCCGAACTGACGGCGACGATCAAAGAGATCGCACCGGGCGAAGTCTGGGTCACGCATGGGCGCGAGGAAGCGCTGGTGCGCTGGTGCGAGCTTCAGGGCATCGCCGCGCGTCCGCTGCATCTCGTCGGCTACGACGACGAGGGAGAGTGA